The genome window CTCCAGGACTGGAAGCATCTCCCTGTAGACCCAGGCCTCATCGTGAATGTTGTAGGAGACAAAAGCATCGTAGTGGTGAGGCGAGGCCTTCCTCCTCTTGTCATAGAGGAAGGCCAAGAAGAGGTAGTAGGAGTAGGCCAAGTGCCATCTGAGGAAGTGGTAGATGAAGGATGCAAGCAGAGTAAACACAACCAGACAGGTGCTAGAGAGGAAGTAAAGAAAGCTGCCGTCTATCCAACAGGAGTGTGCGTCAAAGTCCAGGAACTTGTTTCCCTGTTGGCTCAGAGGAAAGGCACAAGTGTACTGGTGGCCGTTGACGACCTGTGTCTGGTTGTTGCTCTGCACCCATTGGTTGAAGCCAGCGTTAGAGCATTCACATGCTAAAGGGTTACCAGTCAGGTCCAGATACATCAAGGCAGGGAGGGATTGGAAGACTGTCTCGTTTATAGATGACAACTCATTCTCACTGATTTTCAGCCAGCTGAGTGCTGCCAGGTTGGCCCTGGCCAGGAAATCCAAAGACCTGAAGTTATTGTTGGAGAGGTCGAGCGTCTGCAGGTTTGGGATTGGCCAGAACAGTTCAGGGGTTAAATCTGACAGATCGCTGTCGACTATATGAAGATCCTTTAGTTTAGGAgtgtatttaaatgtgtctgGGTGCAATGATCTTATTAAGAACTTCTCAGCTGTGAAATACTCAAGTGATTTCAGACCTTTGAGCAGATCTGGTGAAACAACTTCTTGACGTTGGTCATAAACTTTGAGTACAAGCTTCTTCAGGCAGGGTAAATTTGAGAAAGGTGCATCATCTTTTTGTAGAAAGCTCCTCTGGTTAAGGTCATAGGTAAGATGGAGTGTGAGATTTTCTAATTGTGGTATTCCTATGAAAAGCTCTGTTCTGTAACTACCGAGTGAAACACTAAGAGTTTGGAGATTATCTAGTCCTTCAAAGGCCCCATCCTCCACCGCCGCATCTGTGTCAGATTCTAAATCCAAAACACGGAGGGAAGACAGACCCACAAAGTCTCCTTGCATGATGTTCAGAAGATGATGATTGTGCAAATTCAAAGATTCTAATTTACGTAAATTAATTTTGAAGGCACTGTAAAACTTGTAAACAGAATTATCTTCAATATTCAGGACATTCAAATTGGTCAGAtacttaaaaacacatccatgaaGTTTTGAAATGCGATTGTGTTTGAGATTAAGTTTTGTAAGTTTTGTCAAATTCAGGAAGCCGTGACAGTCGAGATCACTGATGAAGTTGAAGCTCAGATCCACCATTTCCAGTGTGGAGAGTCCTCGGAGGGCAAGTGGCACTTGAGACAGATCGTTACCGTTCAGTGAGAGAAATCTGAGCCGTGTCATTGATCTGAATGAATGCTCAGACAGCTCTGACAGGGTATCATAAGAGAAACCAAGTTCAGTTACTTGAGAACAAGATCGCAGCAGCGTATCGTTGATGGTGTGAATATCACTAAATGCCACACTAAGAAGTCTTAGAGAGGGGATTTGGCAGGCAATGTCTATGAGACCTTTTTCTATCAATGTCTTCATGAATTTCAGATGAAGTACTTGTAGTGATTCAGTGGTCTGCAGCACTGCGCTGTACGGCTGAAAGCTAACATCAGCTTGTCTCAGTGACAAACTAGTTACGCTCCTCAGAAAGGTCTTGTTTGCTACGTCCCACTCCATCTCACGTCCATAACTGCACAGACTGAGAAACTGCAGATGAGGAAAGATGTCCTTCCTAATGCTGAACTTCCTCACTGGGTTCATATCTAGCTCCAGAGACCTCAGGTTTGAGACATGAAGAGGCAGGTCATCTGATCGAAAAGAGGCGAACTCATTGCAAGAAATGGACAATTTATGTAAAGTTGGTAGTTTTAAGATCGGAGTAATGTGTGTAATTCGATGTAGGCGATTGTTATTGAGCTCTACGCTCTGTATGCTGACCAGGGACTGAAAGGCCCTCGGGGAGATGTATGAGATCTGGTTACTGGACAGAGTAAGTGTGACCAGTTTGAAGAGCCCTTTAAAGATGTTGTCTGTCAGGTTTGTGAGTTTATTGTTACTCATGCTCAGGGTCCTTAACTCAGTCAAGTCGACGAAAGCTCCGTCATCAACGTGTGAAATCGAGTTAAAGTTAACTCGTACAGACATGAGCTTTGATAAACATCTCAGATCTGTGTTGGTGATCTTCAAAATATGATTTGTGCTCAGATCTAGTGATGTCACGTTTATGGGAATGTCATCTGGAATAACCGTGAGGTCACGCTTTTTGCACAAAACCGTCAGATTATTTGGACTTTCAGGAAAGACAATCATgcagtttttcagtgaaaaagccagtgaaagatgaagatgaagcaggaaagagagaagaaaaacaagaaacagaggACAACTTCCTGTGGCTCGCATGGTGaagtttggttgttttgttcAATATCTTCTGTCACTTGGAGGGGGAGATTATTGTTGTTCAACAATGTACATCTGAAGAGGATGAAAGAAGAAAGTAATGTAGAAAGCATTACTCATACAGAAGAGTTTTTACCATGTTAAGGGCTTTTCACACTGCATATTCTTAACCCAGGACAatcctttaaaaacaaccaacaaaaggttttg of Acanthopagrus latus isolate v.2019 chromosome 10, fAcaLat1.1, whole genome shotgun sequence contains these proteins:
- the LOC119026825 gene encoding toll-like receptor 13, with the protein product MRATGSCPLFLVFLLSFLLHLHLSLAFSLKNCMIVFPESPNNLTVLCKKRDLTVIPDDIPINVTSLDLSTNHILKITNTDLRCLSKLMSVRVNFNSISHVDDGAFVDLTELRTLSMSNNKLTNLTDNIFKGLFKLVTLTLSSNQISYISPRAFQSLVSIQSVELNNNRLHRITHITPILKLPTLHKLSISCNEFASFRSDDLPLHVSNLRSLELDMNPVRKFSIRKDIFPHLQFLSLCSYGREMEWDVANKTFLRSVTSLSLRQADVSFQPYSAVLQTTESLQVLHLKFMKTLIEKGLIDIACQIPSLRLLSVAFSDIHTINDTLLRSCSQVTELGFSYDTLSELSEHSFRSMTRLRFLSLNGNDLSQVPLALRGLSTLEMVDLSFNFISDLDCHGFLNLTKLTKLNLKHNRISKLHGCVFKYLTNLNVLNIEDNSVYKFYSAFKINLRKLESLNLHNHHLLNIMQGDFVGLSSLRVLDLESDTDAAVEDGAFEGLDNLQTLSVSLGSYRTELFIGIPQLENLTLHLTYDLNQRSFLQKDDAPFSNLPCLKKLVLKVYDQRQEVVSPDLLKGLKSLEYFTAEKFLIRSLHPDTFKYTPKLKDLHIVDSDLSDLTPELFWPIPNLQTLDLSNNNFRSLDFLARANLAALSWLKISENELSSINETVFQSLPALMYLDLTGNPLACECSNAGFNQWVQSNNQTQVVNGHQYTCAFPLSQQGNKFLDFDAHSCWIDGSFLYFLSSTCLVVFTLLASFIYHFLRWHLAYSYYLFLAFLYDKRRKASPHHYDAFVSYNIHDEAWVYREMLPVLEGEQGWRLCLHHRDFEPGKPIVENITDAIYGSRKTICVISRHYLQSEWCSREIQMASYRLFDEQEDVLILLFMEDIPAHQLSPYYRMRSLVKRRSYLSWPQAAQHTGVFWENIRRALDTADRPADNRHLLTGRPDFI